The DNA sequence ctgcttttgctttcctaccTTAATAAATTTTTAGTAAATCCATTTCGGACTTGGTTTATTTAAATTCAACTATAACaaccacattccaggaaaaggactgataagctaattaactTACGGAGCGAGGGTATGCGGGTTGGGGTAACGAGCATGCATAGGCGTCAGCTGAACATTcgtttgttttattgtataaatgcGGGACGGTTCGCCACCCCGGGCACGCACGCTGGCGGAGGAGCGATCCCCCCTGCATCCACGCGCAATAAACATCCCTACTTTGTAACTTTCGAGTTACGGAGTTTAATTCCGCAGGGCCGCGAGGGGGTCCTGCGTGCGCCCCACGCGTGCTGGGGAGCCCGAGGGTCGGGGGGAGCCGGAGGGAGGGTCGGGGGAGCCGGGGCTGCGGTACCTCTAGAGGGCTCCGGGTGAACTTCGTGGCGCGGAGCCggtccctggctgctgcttggcGCCTCCTCTCCCCGGATACCGGCCGGGGCTTCCGGAGCATCGCCGTGCCCGGCGCCGCCCCCATTGTGCCGGtgcgggagcgcggcggggggcgaCGTGCGGGTCGCCATCCCCCCCTCTGGCAGCCTTCgcctgggaagggggaggggcGGATTTCAGACGTTTACCGAGCCAGCGCCGGGCTCGGCAGGGAAAACCCTTGAGCAGGGCCGTGCTCCCGCTCTGCAGCGGGTCCTCGGCCGCGCCGGGGCTGGAACGCGCAGGGGCCGGCCCTTGGGGATGTTCCCCACCACGTTTCTCGAGGCACCCCcagaaaaaagcatcaaaacccGCAGGAGAAGCTCCACGTAAGGGCCTTCCTCCATTGAAAGGGATTTCTCTTCCCCGCAGGAGGTTTTGAGGAGCCCTGAGTGAGGAACAGAGGGAGAGCCCCGGCTGCCTGCGCCTCTCCCCGCTATGGAGCCGTGGGTGATGCTGGACCCGCGGCAGAAGGCCCTGTACCAGGACGTGATGCACGAGAGCTACGAAACGCTGATGTCCCTCGGtaagcaaacacaaaataccctctttctttctttcttcctgtgaacatccccctccttttttccctgctcttccttctccccccccccccccctccccccgccaaGTCTCCGACAGGGAAGCGAAGAGCTTGGAGCTTGCAAGCAGgatgggaagaggggaggaggaatCCAGGCAGGTTTCAAGGGGGATTTCTCCAAACCCCAGCCATCtccttaggtttttttctgcagaaaaatgttattgATCTCTCCacttttggtttctttaatgGGAAGTACGGGTAATGGTGTGTGCTTAGCATCTCCACGTTCCCAGTTCAAACTGGGATCAGGTCTCCCATCacatctctcttcctcctcctctccgAGAGACCCAAGTTTTTTAGGGGAATCCTGTTCCTGCTCCATCCATTTAAAAGCCACTCCCTGCTCCGGTCAAGGCCACGCTCtcccctttttctccttttcccatttccccagcagcacaggggctggtgtgtgaaaaagcagcagaggaaggagcagcgGAGGAGAGCTGTGAGGAGCTCAGAGCGTGTTCATCCCGCAGCCCGGAAAGGGAGAAGACCCTTGGCTCGAACAGGCGGAAGACGAAGCGCCCGGATAAAGCCATGCCGCACAGTGCTGCCAGGATGCCCAAAGCCGCGGTGGTCCCCAAACTGGACTGCGCCAAACCTCTACACAGGGGGGCCGGCAAGGGAACGGCACGGGAACGGCCGTTCAGCTGCGCTGACTGCGGCAAGAGCTTCCCGTGGGCATCACATTTGGAGCGGCACCGGCGGGTGCACACCGGCGAGCGGCCTTTCAGCTGCCCGGAGTGCGGCGAGACCTACAGCCAGAgctcccacctcctccagcaTCGCCGTACCCACGCCAGCGACCGGCCACACAAGTGCAGTGACTGCGGCAAGCGCTTCGCTGGTGCCGCTGAGCTGGCAGCACACGGCCAGGGCCATGCCACCGAGAAACCCCACAAGTGCGGCGACTGCGGCAAGGGCTTCGTTTGGGCGTCCCACCTTGCCCGGCATCGGCGGGTGCACACTGGCGAGAAGCCCTACCGCTGCGCCGAGTGCGGCGAAGCTTTCAGCCAAGGCTCGCACCTCGCCAAGCACCACCGCAGCCACACCGGCGAGCGGCCCCACCGCTGCCCGGCTTGTGGCAAGACCTTCTGCCAGAGCTCTGACCTGGCCCGTCACCGCCGCACGCATCTCGGCAAGAAAGCCCTGCGCTGCGGTGACTGCGGCAAGCTTTTCCGAGCTGGGCCAGCGCTGGCGCGGCATCAGCGGTGTCACCGGCGAGAGCATGCCCACCGTTGCGCTGACTGTGGGAAGGGCTTCGTTTGGGCATCCCACCTGGAGCGGCACCGGCGGGTGCATACGGGTGAACGCCCCTTTCCCTGCGGCAGCTGCGGTGAGCGCTTCGCCCAAAAAGCTCACCTCCTCCAGCACCGCAAAACCCACTCCCCTGACCGGCCCTATAAAT is a window from the Falco peregrinus isolate bFalPer1 chromosome 21, bFalPer1.pri, whole genome shotgun sequence genome containing:
- the LOC114011222 gene encoding zinc finger protein CKR1-like isoform X1; the protein is MEPWVMLDPRQKALYQDVMHESYETLMSLAAQGLVCEKAAEEGAAEESCEELRACSSRSPEREKTLGSNRRKTKRPDKAMPHSAARMPKAAVVPKLDCAKPLHRGAGKGTARERPFSCADCGKSFPWASHLERHRRVHTGERPFSCPECGETYSQSSHLLQHRRTHASDRPHKCSDCGKRFAGAAELAAHGQGHATEKPHKCGDCGKGFVWASHLARHRRVHTGEKPYRCAECGEAFSQGSHLAKHHRSHTGERPHRCPACGKTFCQSSDLARHRRTHLGKKALRCGDCGKLFRAGPALARHQRCHRREHAHRCADCGKGFVWASHLERHRRVHTGERPFPCGSCGERFAQKAHLLQHRKTHSPDRPYKCGDCGKRFGEASPFLAHQRGHAALKSYTCSECGKGFAWASHLERHHRVHTGEKPFECPECGEAFSQSSHLTKHRRSHLPKATFPLAPQLLPLSRTQLVGEKPHGTTGLVKPPVPCSGEEP
- the LOC114011222 gene encoding zinc finger protein CKR1-like isoform X2; this translates as MEPWVMLDPRQKALYQDVMHESYETLMSLAQGLVCEKAAEEGAAEESCEELRACSSRSPEREKTLGSNRRKTKRPDKAMPHSAARMPKAAVVPKLDCAKPLHRGAGKGTARERPFSCADCGKSFPWASHLERHRRVHTGERPFSCPECGETYSQSSHLLQHRRTHASDRPHKCSDCGKRFAGAAELAAHGQGHATEKPHKCGDCGKGFVWASHLARHRRVHTGEKPYRCAECGEAFSQGSHLAKHHRSHTGERPHRCPACGKTFCQSSDLARHRRTHLGKKALRCGDCGKLFRAGPALARHQRCHRREHAHRCADCGKGFVWASHLERHRRVHTGERPFPCGSCGERFAQKAHLLQHRKTHSPDRPYKCGDCGKRFGEASPFLAHQRGHAALKSYTCSECGKGFAWASHLERHHRVHTGEKPFECPECGEAFSQSSHLTKHRRSHLPKATFPLAPQLLPLSRTQLVGEKPHGTTGLVKPPVPCSGEEP